The proteins below come from a single Dinghuibacter silviterrae genomic window:
- a CDS encoding quinol:cytochrome C oxidoreductase — protein MKEQFTIPARLKTWSLALIAVGVLTLILGFIFLHPFYNGPEQHYETTRFWASLIQDSTFFFLISVAAFFFIVAHTLAMGGWQTLIRRVPEAISGYMVVGGIILAVVFFLYIFVAKDHYIYTWKDPGTDKELLRKHGFQGPAFFVVSSIIFMGVWILARMAYRKNSIAEDNGAFGDRSYFRKSVTICAVFVVFYAVGISSAPSWLWLMSIDAKWASTMYGWYTFASTWVSALSLITLFVIYLKNQGKLELANEEHLHDLGKYMFAFSIFWTYLWFAQYMLTWYANIPDETTYFGIRLWGSFRPIFLLNLIINFVCPILILMTRDAKRNYAMMTFMGVLILFGHWLDFYQMVMPGPLKDHAQMSWYEFGILAGFVGTIILVTAKQLEKASLVPKNSPFLKESIIHHT, from the coding sequence ATGAAGGAACAATTCACCATACCGGCACGTTTAAAAACCTGGTCCCTGGCGCTGATCGCGGTGGGCGTGCTGACCTTGATCCTGGGGTTTATTTTCCTGCACCCGTTCTACAACGGGCCGGAGCAGCATTATGAAACCACCCGCTTCTGGGCCAGCCTGATCCAGGACAGCACCTTCTTTTTCCTGATCTCGGTAGCGGCCTTCTTTTTCATCGTGGCCCATACCCTCGCCATGGGCGGATGGCAAACCCTGATCCGCCGCGTGCCCGAAGCCATTTCCGGTTACATGGTCGTGGGCGGGATCATCCTGGCAGTGGTTTTCTTTCTCTATATTTTCGTAGCAAAAGACCACTATATATACACCTGGAAGGATCCGGGTACCGACAAGGAGCTCTTACGCAAGCACGGTTTCCAGGGTCCGGCCTTTTTTGTGGTTTCCTCCATCATTTTCATGGGTGTATGGATCCTGGCCAGGATGGCCTACCGGAAAAATTCCATCGCCGAGGACAACGGCGCCTTTGGGGACAGGAGCTACTTCCGCAAGTCCGTTACCATCTGCGCGGTTTTTGTGGTCTTCTACGCTGTTGGTATTTCTTCCGCTCCCTCCTGGTTGTGGCTGATGAGTATCGACGCCAAGTGGGCCAGCACCATGTACGGCTGGTATACCTTCGCAAGCACTTGGGTATCAGCACTGTCCTTGATCACTTTGTTCGTCATTTACCTGAAAAACCAGGGCAAGCTGGAGCTCGCCAACGAGGAGCACCTGCACGACCTGGGTAAGTATATGTTTGCGTTCTCCATCTTCTGGACGTATCTGTGGTTCGCACAGTACATGCTGACCTGGTACGCCAATATACCCGACGAAACGACCTACTTCGGCATCCGCCTCTGGGGTTCGTTCCGCCCGATCTTTTTGCTGAATTTGATCATTAACTTTGTGTGTCCGATCCTCATCCTCATGACCCGGGACGCCAAACGCAACTATGCGATGATGACGTTCATGGGTGTGCTGATCCTGTTCGGGCACTGGCTGGATTTCTACCAGATGGTTATGCCCGGTCCCCTCAAGGACCACGCCCAGATGAGCTGGTATGAGTTCGGTATCCTGGCCGGTTTTGTAGGGACGATCATCTTAGTGACCGCCAAGCAACTGGAAAAAGCTTCCCTGGTCCCCAAGAACAGTCCGTTCCTGAAAGAAAGCATTATACACCATACTTAA
- a CDS encoding cytochrome c oxidase subunit I: MSNEAILQHGQAVSTHAHEVHEHHEHHETFVTKYIFSQDHKMIGKQFLMTGMFWAVVGGLFSVIFRLQLGYPDQHFPFLETLLGHWAKGGRLQPEFYYALVTMHGTVLVFFVLTAGLSGTFANFLIPLQVGARDMASPFMNMLSYWFFFLASVVMFASLFIQTGPASGGWTAYPPLSALGGASDGSKAGMDFWLIAMALFVVSQLLAGLNYISTVLNMRTKGLSMTKLPLTIWALFFTAVLGVLSFPVLLSGFILLLFDRHAGTSFYLSDIYLASGQVLPNEGGSAILYQHLFWFLGHPEVYIILLPAMGMVSEILAVNSRKPIFGYMAMVGSLFAICILAFLVWAHHMFVTGLNPFLGSFFVLLTLLIAIPSAIKVFNWLTTLWRGNIRLTPGMMFAIGFVSLFISGGLTGIWLGNSALDIHLHDTYFVIAHFHIVMGVASFFGMFAGIYHWYPKMFGRYLNNTLAYIHFWVTIAGAYCIFWPMHYEGLAGMPRRYMDYSNWVSFKQFAGLNEFISVVAIIVFAVQILFLFNFFYSIFKGRKVRTPNPWNATTLEWTTPIRPGHGNWPGEIPEVHRWAYDYGKDGRDFIPQTEPVGANESAH, encoded by the coding sequence ATGAGTAACGAAGCCATCCTTCAGCACGGACAAGCGGTGAGTACACACGCTCACGAGGTCCACGAGCACCATGAACACCATGAGACGTTCGTCACTAAATATATTTTCAGCCAGGACCACAAAATGATCGGCAAACAGTTCCTCATGACGGGGATGTTCTGGGCCGTGGTGGGTGGCTTGTTCTCCGTGATCTTCAGGCTTCAACTGGGTTATCCGGATCAACACTTTCCCTTCCTGGAAACCCTGCTGGGTCACTGGGCAAAGGGCGGCCGGCTGCAACCCGAGTTTTACTATGCACTGGTCACCATGCACGGGACGGTGCTGGTGTTCTTCGTACTGACCGCCGGTTTGAGCGGCACCTTCGCCAACTTCCTGATTCCCCTGCAGGTGGGCGCCCGCGACATGGCGTCTCCCTTTATGAACATGTTGTCCTACTGGTTCTTTTTCCTGGCTTCGGTCGTCATGTTCGCCTCCCTCTTTATCCAGACGGGTCCCGCCAGCGGTGGCTGGACGGCCTATCCCCCGCTGAGCGCGCTCGGCGGAGCGTCCGATGGTTCCAAGGCCGGTATGGACTTCTGGCTGATCGCCATGGCCCTATTCGTGGTATCCCAGCTCCTGGCCGGTCTGAACTATATTTCCACGGTGCTGAACATGCGGACCAAGGGGTTGAGCATGACCAAGCTCCCGCTGACGATCTGGGCCCTGTTCTTCACCGCCGTACTCGGGGTATTGTCCTTCCCGGTACTGCTCTCCGGTTTCATCCTGTTGTTGTTCGACCGTCACGCCGGTACGAGCTTCTATCTGTCCGATATTTACTTAGCCTCCGGGCAGGTGCTTCCCAACGAGGGCGGCAGCGCCATCCTCTACCAGCACTTGTTCTGGTTCCTGGGTCACCCCGAGGTATACATCATCCTGCTCCCGGCCATGGGTATGGTGTCGGAAATACTGGCCGTCAACTCCCGCAAACCGATCTTTGGGTACATGGCGATGGTGGGTTCTCTGTTCGCCATCTGTATCCTGGCGTTCCTGGTATGGGCGCACCATATGTTCGTCACGGGTCTGAACCCCTTCCTCGGGTCGTTCTTCGTACTCCTGACGCTGTTGATCGCCATTCCTTCGGCCATTAAGGTCTTTAACTGGCTGACGACGCTCTGGCGGGGGAATATCCGGCTCACGCCCGGGATGATGTTCGCCATCGGTTTCGTAAGCCTGTTTATTTCCGGTGGCCTGACCGGGATCTGGCTGGGGAACTCTGCCCTGGACATCCACCTCCACGATACCTACTTCGTCATCGCCCACTTCCACATCGTGATGGGGGTTGCCTCCTTCTTCGGGATGTTCGCGGGGATTTACCACTGGTATCCGAAGATGTTTGGCCGCTATCTGAACAATACGCTCGCATATATCCACTTCTGGGTAACGATCGCGGGCGCCTATTGCATCTTCTGGCCCATGCACTACGAAGGCCTGGCGGGCATGCCCCGTAGGTATATGGATTACAGCAACTGGGTATCGTTCAAACAGTTTGCCGGTCTGAACGAATTCATCAGCGTGGTCGCCATCATCGTCTTCGCGGTGCAGATCCTCTTCCTCTTCAACTTCTTCTACAGCATATTCAAGGGTCGTAAGGTAAGGACCCCGAATCCTTGGAACGCCACTACGCTCGAATGGACGACGCCGATCCGCCCCGGTCACGGTAACTGGCCTGGCGAGATCCCCGAAGTACACCGCTGGGCGTATGATTACGGCAAGGACGGTAGGGACTTTATCCCCCAGACCGAACCTGTAGGAGCCAACGAAAGCGCGCATTGA
- a CDS encoding c-type cytochrome, which produces MKTTNIISSVLTGALVIGLAACSGVQRNPGRIYMPDMTYSRAYETYASTEDLSKEGVHFDHQPVPGTIARGEEMPFLIAKDAPGDSVGYVASKAVKDPLGPLDSADMAEAGRLFNINCAICHGSKLDGNGPLYKDGNGPFSAKPAQLVGGAQYTNMPEGQMFYSVTYGKNMMGSYASQLTRKQRWMVIQYIKSQQAAASGGGAKVDSTATAKK; this is translated from the coding sequence ATGAAGACGACAAATATCATTTCCAGCGTTTTGACGGGCGCCCTGGTGATCGGCCTCGCAGCCTGTAGCGGTGTGCAGCGTAATCCCGGCCGTATCTATATGCCGGACATGACCTACAGCCGTGCCTACGAGACCTATGCGTCTACGGAAGACCTGAGCAAGGAAGGCGTACACTTCGACCATCAACCGGTACCCGGGACCATCGCCAGGGGCGAGGAAATGCCTTTCCTCATCGCCAAGGACGCCCCCGGTGATTCCGTGGGTTATGTAGCTTCCAAAGCGGTGAAGGATCCCCTGGGTCCCCTGGACTCCGCCGACATGGCCGAAGCAGGACGTTTGTTCAACATCAACTGCGCCATCTGCCACGGTTCCAAGCTGGACGGCAACGGACCGCTGTACAAGGACGGTAACGGACCTTTTTCGGCAAAACCGGCCCAGCTCGTCGGAGGTGCCCAATACACGAATATGCCGGAAGGCCAGATGTTTTACTCCGTTACCTACGGGAAGAACATGATGGGTAGCTATGCTTCCCAGCTGACCCGCAAGCAGCGTTGGATGGTCATTCAGTATATCAAATCCCAACAAGCCGCCGCCTCCGGGGGTGGTGCAAAAGTGGACAGCACGGCTACAGCAAAGAAATAA
- a CDS encoding cytochrome c oxidase subunit 3, with protein sequence MGTERKRLHPHKFTLWLAIGSIVMMFAGLTSAVIVKRNQADWQGFTLPTIFWYSTGVLLLTSLTIQMCLRAFKERQMRRYRLLLSLTALGGFLFVGLQFRGFETLWAQGLRFTNDVAVSFLYIIFGLHAVHVLGGIVALVVQFVRAFSGRSRNYSAVPIEIVSVYWHFVDLLWLYLLVFFIMIQ encoded by the coding sequence ATGGGTACAGAAAGAAAAAGGTTGCATCCGCACAAGTTCACGTTGTGGCTGGCGATCGGCAGCATCGTTATGATGTTTGCGGGGTTGACCAGTGCCGTCATCGTGAAGCGCAACCAGGCGGACTGGCAGGGCTTTACCCTGCCGACCATTTTCTGGTATTCCACGGGGGTGTTGTTGTTGACGAGCCTGACGATACAGATGTGTCTGCGGGCGTTTAAGGAAAGACAGATGCGCCGGTACCGGCTCCTCCTGAGTCTGACTGCGCTGGGCGGCTTTCTCTTCGTGGGGTTGCAGTTCCGGGGTTTTGAAACCCTTTGGGCGCAGGGGTTGCGGTTTACGAATGACGTAGCGGTGTCCTTCCTCTACATCATTTTCGGTTTGCACGCGGTACACGTGCTCGGCGGTATTGTAGCGCTGGTCGTCCAGTTTGTCCGCGCCTTTAGCGGTCGCAGCCGGAACTACAGCGCGGTGCCCATCGAGATCGTGAGCGTGTACTGGCACTTCGTGGACCTGTTGTGGTTATACCTCCTGGTGTTTTTCATAATGATTCAATAA
- a CDS encoding cytochrome c oxidase subunit 3 — protein MATAAVANVQTSWSGGKSPYNVSYGKLMMWFFLMSDAFTFGAFLISLWTTRFSLASWPDPNKVFSSAPFIESGAPLVFVSLMTFILIMSSVTMVLAVNAGHHMDKNGAAKWLFLTIIGGLCFLGCQAWEWNHLFHEGAWWGRNPFPNRDGTVASTAFTNYFFTVTGFHGFHVFSGVVINCVILTNILKGTYDRRGHYEMVEKVGLYWHFVDLVWVFVFTCYYLL, from the coding sequence ATGGCAACTGCTGCAGTAGCGAACGTACAAACATCGTGGAGTGGAGGTAAGAGCCCCTACAATGTGAGTTATGGTAAGCTGATGATGTGGTTCTTCCTGATGAGCGACGCGTTCACCTTTGGCGCTTTCCTGATCTCCCTGTGGACGACCCGTTTTTCACTGGCTTCCTGGCCCGACCCGAATAAAGTATTCAGTTCCGCTCCTTTTATAGAAAGCGGCGCGCCGCTGGTCTTTGTGAGTCTCATGACCTTTATCCTGATCATGAGCTCCGTTACCATGGTACTTGCTGTGAACGCCGGTCACCATATGGATAAGAACGGGGCCGCCAAGTGGTTGTTCCTGACGATCATCGGTGGTCTTTGCTTTTTGGGTTGCCAGGCCTGGGAATGGAACCACCTGTTTCACGAAGGTGCCTGGTGGGGTCGCAATCCTTTCCCCAACAGGGATGGGACGGTCGCCAGCACTGCCTTTACCAACTACTTTTTCACGGTAACGGGCTTTCACGGTTTCCACGTATTCAGCGGGGTGGTCATCAACTGTGTGATCCTCACCAACATCCTCAAAGGAACCTACGATCGCCGCGGTCACTATGAAATGGTCGAAAAGGTCGGTTTGTACTGGCACTTTGTCGACCTGGTATGGGTTTTCGTGTTCACCTGCTATTACCTGCTTTAA
- the cyoE gene encoding heme o synthase has translation MTQEQTIGGHGAAVWVAVKQKLKDYLQLVKLSLSIMVVFSSVVSYELAPNIVSLNWKMVLLLALGGILVTGSANAINQVVEKDTDAKMKRTANRPVASGRMSESEAWVFAFLAGVLGIGILQFFFSWQAAALSGLSLFLYAFIYTPLKKVNSSAVLVGAFPGALPCLIGWAAAFDTGPLFNWTGGLILFGIQFLWQFPHFWAIAWLAHGDYSRAGFKLLPSDKGPTRFSAVQAVIYALAQFPVGVLPYAVHMSGIVSLGIVALANVFLLVQCIRLLREMSAKAARRVMFSSYIYLPVVFLALLFDKVHQVVS, from the coding sequence TTGACACAGGAGCAGACGATCGGAGGGCATGGAGCCGCCGTTTGGGTGGCCGTGAAGCAGAAGTTAAAGGATTACCTGCAGCTCGTCAAGTTGTCCCTGAGCATCATGGTGGTGTTCAGCAGCGTGGTGAGCTATGAGCTGGCGCCCAACATCGTCAGCCTGAACTGGAAGATGGTCTTGTTGCTGGCCTTGGGTGGCATCCTGGTCACCGGTAGCGCCAACGCCATCAACCAGGTGGTGGAAAAAGATACCGACGCGAAGATGAAACGGACGGCGAACCGCCCGGTCGCGTCGGGAAGGATGAGTGAGTCTGAAGCCTGGGTATTCGCTTTCCTGGCGGGTGTCCTGGGGATTGGCATATTGCAGTTCTTTTTTAGCTGGCAGGCGGCGGCACTGAGTGGGTTGAGTCTTTTTTTGTACGCGTTTATCTATACGCCGCTCAAAAAGGTAAACTCCTCGGCAGTCCTCGTGGGTGCGTTTCCGGGTGCGTTGCCCTGTCTTATCGGCTGGGCGGCAGCCTTCGACACGGGGCCGCTGTTCAACTGGACGGGTGGTCTGATCCTTTTCGGGATACAGTTCCTGTGGCAGTTTCCGCACTTCTGGGCGATCGCCTGGCTGGCGCACGGGGACTACTCGCGGGCGGGGTTCAAGCTCCTGCCTTCCGATAAGGGTCCCACGCGTTTCTCGGCCGTTCAGGCGGTGATCTATGCCCTGGCGCAGTTCCCGGTCGGTGTATTGCCCTACGCCGTTCACATGAGCGGGATCGTGAGCCTGGGGATTGTGGCCCTGGCCAATGTGTTTCTCCTGGTGCAGTGTATACGGCTGCTCAGGGAAATGTCAGCGAAAGCGGCCCGGAGGGTGATGTTCAGCAGCTATATCTATCTGCCGGTGGTGTTTTTGGCATTGTTGTTTGATAAAGTGCATCAAGTAGTTAGTTAA
- a CDS encoding DUF3341 domain-containing protein has translation MAIKKFVVGNFTDEEVLFPAVKRVRSAGYKIHDVYTPFPIHGLDTALGLRQTSLHTAGFIYGITGTTTALCGISWVFDVDWLMNIGGKPHIPLPAMIPITFELTVLFAAVGMVYTFCWLCQIAPGVKKHVFNPRSTDDTFTMVIECTEHTNVEEVKAFLHTVGAADINVQEAEAGWWWGTYDKEQVLYKEELA, from the coding sequence ATGGCAATCAAAAAGTTCGTTGTAGGCAATTTTACCGATGAGGAGGTCCTCTTCCCTGCTGTAAAGCGGGTGCGGTCCGCCGGGTACAAGATACACGACGTATATACGCCCTTTCCCATACACGGCCTGGATACCGCCCTTGGTCTTCGCCAGACCAGCCTGCATACCGCGGGTTTCATCTACGGCATCACCGGTACGACCACGGCCCTGTGCGGGATCAGCTGGGTCTTCGACGTGGACTGGCTGATGAACATCGGGGGTAAGCCCCACATCCCGCTGCCGGCGATGATCCCCATTACATTCGAGTTGACGGTGTTGTTTGCCGCCGTGGGTATGGTCTATACCTTCTGCTGGCTGTGTCAGATTGCCCCCGGTGTAAAAAAGCACGTGTTCAACCCCCGTTCCACGGACGATACTTTTACCATGGTGATTGAGTGCACGGAGCATACGAATGTGGAAGAGGTCAAGGCCTTTCTGCATACGGTCGGTGCGGCGGACATCAACGTACAGGAAGCCGAAGCCGGCTGGTGGTGGGGCACCTATGATAAAGAACAAGTTTTGTATAAAGAGGAGCTGGCCTAA
- the nrfD gene encoding NrfD/PsrC family molybdoenzyme membrane anchor subunit, with product MSLLKYESTLREPLVDGDKDYHQVSEDICRPIEVKPRKSWYVGLSIAVLLLLFGVYSIYRDVTYGIGQWNLNRTIGWGWDITNFVWWVGIGHAGTLISAILLLFRQGWRTGVNRAAEAMTIFAVMCAGQFPIWHMGRVWIAFFVMPYPNTRGPVWPNFNSPLLWDVFAISTYFTVSLLFWYSGLLPDLATLRDRAKTKFRKSFYGIASFGWSGSTKHWQRFEALALVLAGLSAPLVLSVHTIVSMDFATSVIPGWHTQIFPPYFVAGAIFSGFAMVQTLLVITRKVLGLEDYITIGHIEAMNKVIVMTGSIVGCAYLTELFIAWYSGNPYEYAAFYKYRIAGPYVWAYWTMMTCNVISPQLFWSAKLRRNIQFTFIMSVVVNIGMWFERFVIIVTSLYRDYLPSSWSTFYRPTIWEVGFFMGTIGLFFTCYFLFAKYFPVIAVAEIKAVLKTSGENYKRGMEKLEQESVDEFIHNNVSHEHGH from the coding sequence ATGTCTTTGTTAAAGTACGAATCAACGCTCAGAGAACCTTTAGTGGACGGTGATAAGGACTATCACCAGGTGTCGGAAGATATCTGCCGGCCTATAGAGGTAAAACCAAGGAAGTCATGGTATGTAGGTCTTAGCATCGCCGTTCTTCTCTTGCTGTTCGGGGTCTATTCCATTTACCGGGATGTGACTTACGGGATCGGCCAGTGGAACCTGAACCGGACGATCGGTTGGGGCTGGGACATCACCAACTTCGTGTGGTGGGTCGGTATCGGTCACGCCGGTACGTTGATCTCCGCGATCCTCCTGCTGTTCCGCCAGGGCTGGCGGACGGGGGTGAACCGCGCAGCGGAAGCCATGACGATCTTTGCGGTGATGTGCGCCGGCCAGTTCCCGATCTGGCACATGGGCCGTGTGTGGATCGCCTTTTTCGTCATGCCTTATCCCAATACGCGCGGTCCGGTATGGCCGAACTTCAACTCTCCCCTGCTCTGGGACGTGTTCGCCATCTCGACGTACTTTACCGTATCCCTTCTGTTCTGGTATTCGGGTCTGCTGCCCGACCTTGCAACCCTTAGAGACAGGGCTAAAACCAAATTCCGCAAATCTTTCTACGGGATCGCCTCCTTCGGCTGGTCCGGTTCGACCAAGCACTGGCAGCGTTTCGAGGCCCTGGCCCTGGTGCTGGCCGGTCTGTCCGCCCCCCTGGTGTTGTCGGTGCACACCATCGTATCCATGGACTTCGCCACCTCGGTGATCCCGGGTTGGCATACCCAGATCTTCCCGCCCTATTTCGTTGCGGGCGCCATCTTCTCGGGTTTCGCCATGGTACAAACCCTGCTGGTCATCACCCGTAAGGTCCTTGGTCTTGAAGACTACATCACGATCGGTCACATCGAGGCCATGAACAAGGTCATCGTGATGACGGGCTCCATCGTGGGCTGCGCCTACCTGACCGAGCTCTTTATCGCCTGGTATTCCGGCAATCCTTATGAATATGCCGCTTTCTACAAATACCGTATTGCCGGTCCGTATGTATGGGCGTACTGGACGATGATGACGTGTAACGTGATTTCTCCGCAGCTCTTCTGGTCGGCAAAACTGCGCCGCAACATCCAATTCACCTTTATCATGAGCGTGGTGGTCAATATCGGGATGTGGTTCGAACGCTTTGTGATCATCGTTACGTCCCTATACCGCGACTACCTGCCTTCTTCCTGGTCTACCTTCTACCGGCCGACCATCTGGGAAGTCGGGTTCTTCATGGGGACCATCGGGCTGTTCTTTACCTGCTACTTCCTGTTTGCCAAATACTTCCCGGTCATCGCTGTGGCGGAAATCAAGGCCGTCCTGAAAACCTCCGGGGAGAACTACAAACGGGGTATGGAAAAACTGGAACAGGAAAGTGTGGATGAGTTTATTCACAATAATGTGTCGCACGAGCACGGGCATTAA
- a CDS encoding cytochrome c oxidase subunit II, which translates to MSFLLIATVILVFVVIFQIAKASEYVSVLKGEDKTREQNNRINAFLMLAFLILGLIGVWWCNDLLYKKTLLPLTSASKEGMDIDRMLWITLAITGVVFIITQILLFSFVYRFQEKPGKKAFFFPHNNKLEVLWTVVPAVFLLVLVVFGLKYWFHITGEAPKDAIEIEITGKQFNWIYRYPGKDGKFGKTYFKNISDAKGNPLGQLWDDPANQDDIVVTDLTMHIPVNHPVKLIIHSRDVIHDVGLSQFRMKMDAVPGIPTTLWFTPQFTTDEMKQKTGNPDFVYEISCDQMCGPGHFGMRGIIQVDSEADYKKWLDSKKANYYSVFPEKAPGAAAPADTTKKIVATIK; encoded by the coding sequence ATGTCATTCCTCCTGATTGCAACGGTTATTCTGGTTTTCGTAGTGATCTTCCAGATCGCTAAGGCCAGCGAGTATGTGAGTGTACTGAAAGGCGAAGACAAGACACGGGAGCAAAACAACCGCATCAACGCCTTCCTGATGCTCGCCTTCCTGATTCTCGGGCTCATTGGGGTGTGGTGGTGCAACGACCTGTTGTACAAAAAGACCCTCCTCCCCCTGACTTCCGCATCCAAGGAAGGGATGGACATCGACCGGATGTTGTGGATCACCCTGGCCATCACGGGCGTGGTGTTCATCATCACCCAGATCCTGCTGTTCTCCTTCGTTTACCGCTTCCAGGAAAAGCCGGGCAAAAAGGCCTTCTTTTTCCCCCATAACAACAAGCTCGAAGTCCTCTGGACCGTGGTTCCGGCCGTGTTCCTGCTGGTCCTGGTCGTTTTCGGCCTGAAATACTGGTTCCACATCACCGGTGAGGCGCCGAAAGACGCGATCGAGATAGAAATTACCGGGAAACAGTTCAACTGGATTTACCGCTACCCCGGGAAGGACGGCAAGTTTGGGAAAACCTACTTCAAAAATATCAGCGACGCCAAGGGCAACCCCCTCGGTCAGCTGTGGGACGACCCCGCCAACCAGGACGACATTGTCGTCACGGACCTGACGATGCATATCCCCGTCAACCACCCGGTAAAACTCATCATCCACTCCCGTGACGTGATCCATGACGTGGGGCTGAGCCAGTTCCGGATGAAGATGGACGCGGTCCCCGGTATCCCGACGACCTTGTGGTTTACGCCCCAGTTCACCACCGATGAAATGAAGCAGAAAACGGGGAATCCCGACTTTGTATACGAGATCTCCTGCGACCAGATGTGCGGCCCCGGCCACTTCGGGATGCGCGGCATCATCCAGGTGGACAGCGAAGCGGATTATAAGAAATGGCTGGACAGCAAAAAGGCCAACTACTATAGCGTGTTCCCGGAGAAGGCGCCTGGTGCTGCGGCCCCGGCCGATACAACGAAAAAAATTGTGGCAACTATAAAATAA
- a CDS encoding SCO family protein → MNKRSMIVMCVVIFVPLICYFLVKAYSEKALVMPGHYIADTIVEVTDHGKQTFDTVWHVIPDFTLTNQLGQKVSLQDAKGKIIVADFFFTHCPSFCPTLTRNMQHLQQMFLTNDTIVQFVSFSVDPERDSVPVLKEYADRFGVLHHNWWMLTGSKDSIYTLAERDFKVAAMDSGHQNFVHTDRMVLLDKDRFVRGYYNGQDTADMARLAGDIVLLTLEKKKNEKRNLFNRE, encoded by the coding sequence ATGAATAAAAGGTCGATGATCGTAATGTGTGTGGTGATCTTTGTACCGCTCATTTGCTATTTCCTGGTAAAGGCCTATAGCGAAAAGGCCCTGGTCATGCCCGGGCACTATATCGCGGACACGATCGTGGAGGTCACGGACCACGGCAAGCAGACGTTTGATACGGTCTGGCACGTCATTCCTGATTTTACGCTGACCAACCAGCTCGGGCAGAAGGTATCCTTACAGGACGCCAAGGGCAAGATTATCGTGGCGGACTTCTTTTTTACCCATTGTCCTTCTTTTTGCCCCACCCTGACCCGGAATATGCAACACCTCCAGCAGATGTTCCTGACCAACGATACGATCGTCCAGTTTGTTTCATTCTCCGTGGATCCCGAGCGGGACTCGGTTCCGGTGCTTAAAGAGTATGCGGACCGGTTTGGGGTGTTGCACCACAACTGGTGGATGCTCACGGGGAGCAAGGATTCGATCTATACACTCGCGGAGCGGGATTTCAAGGTGGCAGCCATGGACAGCGGGCACCAGAACTTCGTCCATACGGACCGGATGGTCTTGCTGGACAAGGACCGTTTTGTCCGGGGATATTATAACGGACAGGACACCGCGGATATGGCGCGGCTGGCGGGGGACATTGTGTTGCTGACCCTGGAGAAGAAAAAGAACGAGAAACGCAATCTTTTCAATAGAGAATGA
- a CDS encoding cytochrome C oxidase subunit IV family protein, whose protein sequence is MSENTQDNTHEVLHEHEGGMTIKRIWRVFWILLVITIAEVAWGSMVSHHIPENLKWINPVFFLFFTFLKAGYIVAEFMHLRYEVTNMIRSILIPLSLFIWFVVAFLADGDSWLNLRSRYSPRDVQKAPTEKVETAPAEPLK, encoded by the coding sequence ATGTCCGAGAATACACAAGACAATACGCACGAGGTATTGCACGAACACGAAGGTGGTATGACCATCAAGCGTATCTGGAGGGTTTTCTGGATCCTGTTGGTGATCACCATTGCTGAAGTAGCGTGGGGCAGCATGGTGAGCCATCACATCCCCGAGAACCTGAAGTGGATCAATCCGGTTTTCTTCCTGTTCTTCACCTTCCTGAAAGCCGGGTATATCGTAGCCGAGTTCATGCACTTGCGTTATGAAGTGACCAACATGATCCGGAGCATCCTGATCCCCCTGAGCCTGTTTATCTGGTTCGTTGTTGCCTTCCTGGCGGATGGGGATTCGTGGCTGAACCTGCGGTCCAGGTATTCTCCCAGGGACGTACAAAAGGCGCCGACGGAGAAGGTGGAGACGGCACCTGCCGAACCCCTGAAATAG